The following nucleotide sequence is from Atribacterota bacterium.
TTATTAATTATTAGAAGCGTTTTCTGGGACCAGAATTGAAATCTCTTCTAGGTTTACGGGGACGAGCTTCATCGATTTTTAATGGACGTCCATGAAATTCCTGATCATTCAAAGCTTCCTTTGCTGCTTCTGCTTCTTCGTTAGTAGACATTTCGACAAAACCAAAACCTTTGCCTTCAATGATGTTGACACTTTGCACGGTACCATGATTTTCAAATAGTTCCCTCAATTGATCTTCATTGACGGCGTAGTTCAGATTTCCCACATACAGCTTATTACCTTGCATCTCTTTACCTCCTTCTTTAATACTATATTTATTATTTCTTCAGTAACATTTCTTTAGAGGCAAAGTAGAGCAAAGTCAAAAGCACCGAAAAGCTCTAACAAAAATATCACTGGAGACAGATCTATGATATTTATTATATACCATAGACCACTAATATTATCTTACAAATTTTTTTATTTGTAAATAACCAAAAAACATTATAATTAAAAATAATATGATGTCAAATTTTTCGGTAAAATATTATTTGCTTCTTATTTAATGTTATCAACCTATCGTTATCCTATAACGAGATATTTAATAAATGAAAAAACCTTTACAGATGAAATTATTACTGAATTGGGAAAGGAATAATTCATTTTATTTAATCATAAAGTTTAAAATGGGCAAGTTTGTTATTTTTAACCAAAGAGTTTCCTGAAATACCATATTGCTGGGAAAAAATAGTTAAAAGAGTAAATCGAAGAAAATAAGAGTACTCTTAAAATCCTATTCTATACGATTATGATGTTTATTTATG
It contains:
- a CDS encoding RNA-binding protein, whose protein sequence is MQGNKLYVGNLNYAVNEDQLRELFENHGTVQSVNIIEGKGFGFVEMSTNEEAEAAKEALNDQEFHGRPLKIDEARPRKPRRDFNSGPRKRF